In Zingiber officinale cultivar Zhangliang chromosome 6A, Zo_v1.1, whole genome shotgun sequence, a single genomic region encodes these proteins:
- the LOC121998259 gene encoding proline-, glutamic acid- and leucine-rich protein 1-like isoform X9 has product MVRYDIPNSFLTEMPPPTGWEDENDEAATISEAVFPNIWEDTPWEDDPEFELEDLPTPPREEYFQENEEEEDDDRETYFLGLENLENEYPSLSPTTVLQQPRWDDEDEVSDEYWQNIVEQVGRIEEHYEAEQAMTNEVRGLSIHEETTSQEGNEPNEWLPYAGQNNEAAHMGTDSIMEQLETLDYPILRSMATNENVLASSSAISRYNPPQEPLMGQVNYPPGQIENRTIQVEAPAINGRFRPRGINHQPWALPSAQTNDGAILILPEDIDKVHR; this is encoded by the coding sequence ATGGTTAGATATGATATCCCAAATAGTTTTCTTACAGAAATGCCACCACCCACGGGATGGGAAGATGAAAATGATGAGGCAGCAACAATATCTGAAGCAGTGTTTCCGAATATTTGGGAAGACACACCCTGGGAAGATGACCCAGAGTTTGAACTAGAAGACTTACCAACACCTCCCAGAGAAGAATATTTTCAAGAaaatgaagaagaggaagacgATGATAGAGAAACTTATTTTCTAGGTCTAGAAAACCTAGAAAATGAATATCCAAGCTTATCTCCTACAACAGTTTTACAGCAACCACGAtgggatgatgaagatgaagtatCTGACGAATACTGGCAAAATATAGTTGAACAAGTTGGAAGGATTGAAGAACATTATGAAGCGGAACAAGCTATGACCAATGAAGTCAGAGGACTTTCTATTCATGAAGAAACAACATCACAGGAAGGTAATGAACCTAATGAATGGTTACCATATGCAGGGCAAAACAATGAAGCAGCTCATATGGGAACGGATTCTATTATGGAGCAGCTTGAAACCCTGGATTACCCAATCCTAAGAAGTATGGCAACGAATGAGAATGTCTTAGCAAGTAGCAGTGCTATATCAAGATACAACCCCCCACAGGAACCATTAATGGGACAGGTAAATTATCCACCAGGACAAATTGAGAACAGGACAATACAAGTAGAAGCTCCAGCTATAAATGGAAGATTCAGGCCCCGAGGGATTAACCACCAACCATGGGCACTCCCTTCAGCTCAAACAAATGACGGAGCTATACTAATTCTCCCAGAAGACATAG